The following are encoded together in the Serratia sp. UGAL515B_01 genome:
- the rluB gene encoding 23S rRNA pseudouridine(2605) synthase RluB has protein sequence MSEKLQKVLARAGHGSRREIETIIEAGRVSVDGKIAKLGDRVEVNPAMKIRIDGHVVSIKESEESVCRVLAYYKPEGELCTRSDPEGRPTVFDRLPKLRGSRWVAVGRLDVNTSGLLLFTTDGELANRLMHPSREVEREYAVRVFGQIDDEKVKQLNRGVQLEDGPAAFRTISFQGGEGINQWYNVTLTEGRNREVRRLWEAVGVQVSRLIRVRYGDIDLPKGLPRGGWTELDLPAINYLRELVELKPETVSKLPVERERRRVKANQIRRAVKRHSQVASGNRRGTPGSKPGKPAKSLKRS, from the coding sequence ATGAGCGAAAAGTTACAGAAAGTTTTAGCGCGTGCTGGTCATGGTTCGCGTCGTGAAATAGAAACCATCATCGAGGCTGGCCGTGTCAGTGTAGACGGCAAAATTGCCAAACTGGGTGACCGCGTAGAGGTTAATCCTGCGATGAAAATTCGTATAGATGGCCATGTGGTTTCAATCAAAGAATCTGAAGAGTCCGTTTGCCGCGTGTTGGCTTACTATAAACCTGAAGGTGAGCTTTGTACTCGCAGCGATCCTGAAGGCCGCCCGACGGTATTCGATCGGTTGCCAAAACTGCGTGGTTCACGTTGGGTGGCAGTAGGGCGTTTGGACGTGAATACCTCCGGCTTATTGTTGTTTACCACGGACGGCGAGCTGGCTAATCGCTTGATGCACCCAAGCCGTGAGGTTGAGCGTGAATACGCTGTGCGAGTGTTCGGTCAGATTGATGATGAGAAAGTGAAACAACTTAATCGTGGTGTACAGTTGGAAGATGGTCCTGCTGCATTCCGTACCATCAGTTTCCAAGGTGGTGAAGGGATTAATCAGTGGTACAACGTTACGCTGACAGAAGGGCGGAACCGTGAAGTTCGTCGCCTGTGGGAAGCCGTCGGTGTTCAGGTGAGCCGCCTGATCCGTGTTCGTTATGGCGATATCGACCTCCCCAAAGGATTACCTCGTGGCGGTTGGACTGAACTCGATCTGCCAGCCATCAATTATCTGCGGGAGCTGGTGGAATTGAAGCCGGAAACCGTCAGCAAATTACCTGTAGAGCGTGAACGTCGCCGGGTAAAAGCCAATCAGATCCGCCGAGCGGTAAAACGTCACAGTCAGGTTGCTTCCGGCAATCGACGTGGTACACCGGGCAGCAAACCCGGTAAACCGGCAAAATCCTTAAAACGCAGCTAA
- a CDS encoding L-threonylcarbamoyladenylate synthase, translated as MSQLFYIHPDNPQPRLINQAVDVLRKGGVIVYPTDSGYALGCKLEEKNAMERICRIRQLDGNHNFTLMCRDLSELSTYAYVDNTSFRLIKNNTPGNYTFILKATKEVPRRLMNEKRKTIGLRVPSNPIALALLEVLNEPMMSTTLMLPGNDFAESDPEEISEHLGKQVDLVIHGGFLGQQPTTVIDLTESAPEVVREGAGDPFPFR; from the coding sequence ATGAGTCAGCTATTTTATATTCACCCGGACAATCCTCAGCCACGGTTGATTAATCAGGCCGTAGACGTGCTGCGTAAAGGGGGGGTGATTGTCTATCCAACGGACTCTGGCTATGCGTTAGGCTGCAAGTTGGAAGAGAAAAACGCCATGGAACGCATTTGTCGTATTCGCCAGTTGGATGGAAACCATAACTTTACCCTGATGTGCCGCGATTTGTCAGAGTTGTCGACGTATGCCTACGTGGATAATACATCATTTCGACTTATCAAAAATAATACACCAGGCAATTACACTTTCATCCTTAAAGCGACCAAAGAAGTGCCTCGCCGCCTGATGAATGAAAAACGTAAAACCATCGGTCTGCGTGTTCCTTCCAATCCGATTGCTCTTGCTTTGCTGGAAGTATTGAATGAACCGATGATGTCGACAACGCTAATGTTGCCGGGTAACGATTTTGCTGAATCCGATCCGGAAGAGATCAGCGAGCATCTTGGAAAGCAGGTAGACTTGGTGATCCATGGTGGTTTTCTCGGGCAGCAGCCTACAACAGTTATCGACCTGACAGAATCAGCACCGGAAGTGGTTAGGGAGGGAGCGGGCGATCCCTTTCCCTTTCGATGA
- the rnm gene encoding RNase RNM, giving the protein MTDSSPQSSVFTLYDLHSHTTASDGYLTPGQLVQRAVEMRVGVLAITDHDTTEGLGEAAATIAALALPLQLINGVEISTLWENHEIHIVGLGIEITHSSMRQLLIEQTIRRNERALEIGARLAKARIPDAYAGAQKLAGNGAVTRGHFARHLVQAGVADNLSQVFKKYLAKGKIGYVPPQWCTIEQAIDVIHQSGGQAVMAHPGRYDLTAKWLKRLLAYFAENGGDAMEVAQCQQAPNERALLARYAQEHQLLASQGSDFHQPCSWIELGRKLWLPGGVEPVWRDWPQHQQAKAC; this is encoded by the coding sequence TTGACAGACAGCAGCCCACAATCCTCTGTTTTTACCCTATATGACCTCCATAGCCATACCACGGCTTCAGACGGCTATCTGACACCGGGCCAATTGGTGCAGCGCGCGGTTGAGATGCGCGTTGGTGTGTTAGCGATCACCGATCACGACACAACCGAAGGTTTAGGTGAGGCGGCTGCGACAATTGCCGCTTTGGCACTCCCGCTTCAGCTTATCAACGGCGTTGAGATTTCAACCTTGTGGGAAAATCATGAGATCCACATTGTCGGACTAGGGATCGAAATTACACATTCCTCTATGCGGCAATTATTGATAGAGCAGACTATTCGACGGAATGAACGCGCATTGGAAATCGGTGCTAGGTTGGCAAAAGCACGTATTCCTGATGCTTATGCCGGAGCACAAAAACTGGCAGGGAATGGGGCAGTCACTCGCGGGCATTTTGCACGTCATTTGGTGCAAGCGGGGGTTGCAGACAATCTGTCTCAAGTATTCAAGAAATATCTTGCCAAAGGGAAAATCGGCTACGTTCCGCCACAGTGGTGTACAATAGAACAAGCTATTGATGTGATTCACCAATCCGGTGGTCAAGCCGTTATGGCACACCCAGGGCGTTACGATTTAACGGCCAAGTGGCTTAAGCGTTTGCTAGCGTATTTTGCTGAAAATGGGGGCGATGCAATGGAAGTGGCACAATGCCAGCAAGCCCCCAATGAGCGTGCGTTGTTGGCTCGATATGCACAAGAACATCAATTACTGGCGTCTCAGGGGTCCGATTTCCATCAACCCTGTTCGTGGATAGAGTTGGGACGCAAGCTGTGGTTGCCTGGCGGTGTAGAGCCGGTATGGCGTGATTGGCCACAACACCAACAGGCTAAAGCATGTTGA
- a CDS encoding anthranilate synthase component 1 gives MNNNKPQLKLLTTQANYRCDTTAVFHQLCGARPATLLLDSAEINSKQNLKSLLIVDSALRITALGRQVSIQALTVNGVTLLPLLDKALPREVHIQVHSNGRELTFPDTDVMQDEDARLRSLSVFDALRTMLTLVESPVEQREAMLLGGLFAYDLVAGFEDLPELRQEQRCPDFCFYLAETLLVLDHQRGVAHLQASVFTGEPTETMRLQQRLEQLQVQLQQAPQAIPHQKLEDMQLSCNQSDEEYGAVVSKLQQAIHQGEIFQVVPSRRFSLPCPTPLAAYQTLKENNPSPYMFFMQDNDFTLFGASPESALKYDATSRQIEIYPIAGTRPRGRHADGSLDRDLDSRIELEMRTDQKELAEHLMLVDLARNDLARICTAGSRYVADLTKVDRYSFVMHLVSRVIGELRADLDVLHAYQACMNMGTLSGAPKVRAMQLIAASEGSRRGSYGGAVGYFTAHGDLDTCIVIRSAYVEDGIATVQAGAGVVLDSIPQAEADETFNKARAVLRAIASAHQAKETF, from the coding sequence ATGAACAACAATAAACCACAACTGAAACTCCTCACTACACAGGCCAATTATCGGTGTGATACTACAGCAGTATTCCATCAGCTGTGTGGTGCTCGCCCAGCCACGCTGTTGTTAGATTCAGCCGAAATCAACAGCAAGCAGAATCTGAAAAGCTTACTGATTGTAGACAGTGCCCTGCGCATTACTGCATTGGGCCGTCAAGTCAGCATTCAAGCGCTGACGGTTAACGGCGTAACATTGCTGCCACTACTGGATAAAGCGCTGCCACGCGAAGTTCATATTCAAGTTCACTCCAATGGCCGTGAATTAACCTTTCCGGACACTGACGTTATGCAAGACGAAGATGCACGTCTGCGTTCGTTGTCGGTCTTTGATGCCCTGCGGACTATGCTGACACTAGTGGAATCACCGGTTGAACAACGTGAAGCCATGTTACTTGGCGGCCTGTTTGCCTATGATTTGGTGGCAGGGTTTGAAGATTTGCCCGAACTACGCCAAGAACAACGCTGCCCGGATTTCTGCTTCTATCTGGCAGAAACCCTGTTGGTCTTGGATCACCAACGCGGCGTTGCCCATTTGCAAGCCAGTGTCTTTACTGGTGAACCTACAGAAACGATGCGTTTGCAACAGCGCCTTGAACAGCTTCAGGTGCAATTACAACAGGCACCACAGGCTATTCCTCATCAGAAATTGGAAGATATGCAGTTAAGTTGTAACCAGAGTGATGAAGAATACGGTGCGGTAGTGAGCAAATTGCAACAGGCGATTCATCAGGGAGAAATTTTTCAGGTGGTACCTTCACGCCGTTTCTCACTTCCCTGCCCAACCCCGTTAGCCGCCTACCAGACATTAAAAGAGAATAATCCAAGCCCTTACATGTTCTTTATGCAGGATAACGATTTTACTCTATTCGGGGCCTCGCCGGAGAGTGCGTTGAAGTATGACGCCACCAGCCGCCAGATTGAAATCTATCCTATTGCAGGAACCCGACCACGTGGCCGCCACGCTGATGGTTCTTTAGATCGGGATCTCGACAGCCGTATCGAACTGGAAATGCGTACCGACCAGAAGGAGCTGGCAGAACATTTGATGTTGGTTGACCTTGCACGCAACGATCTTGCACGTATCTGTACCGCTGGTAGCCGCTATGTTGCCGACTTGACTAAAGTTGACCGCTATTCTTTCGTGATGCATCTGGTTTCTCGTGTGATCGGCGAACTGCGTGCCGATCTTGACGTTCTGCACGCTTATCAGGCTTGCATGAATATGGGCACACTGAGTGGTGCCCCCAAAGTACGCGCTATGCAGTTAATTGCGGCCTCGGAAGGTTCACGCCGCGGTAGCTACGGTGGTGCCGTGGGCTATTTTACCGCTCACGGCGATTTGGACACCTGCATTGTCATTCGCTCTGCGTATGTTGAGGATGGCATTGCCACCGTTCAAGCAGGTGCCGGTGTGGTGTTGGATTCCATTCCTCAGGCTGAGGCCGATGAAACCTTTAATAAGGCACGAGCCGTGCTGCGCGCAATAGCCAGTGCGCATCAGGCCAAGGAGACATTCTGA
- the trpCF gene encoding bifunctional indole-3-glycerol-phosphate synthase TrpC/phosphoribosylanthranilate isomerase TrpF gives MQETVLNKIVRDKAQWVAARSQQQPLASFQHKIEPSNRNFYHALQGDKTVFILECKKASPSKGLIRENFNPVEIASIYKDFASAVSVLTDEKYFQGSFDFLPLVSQNVHQPVLCKDFIIDPYQIYLARHYQADAILLMLSVLNDEQYRQLAAVAHSLNMGVLTEVISVDELQRAVQLDAHVIGINNRDLRDLSIDLNRTRTLAPLIPQGVTVISESGINNYAQIRQLSRYANGFLIGSALMSENDLRSAVRRVILGDNKVCGLTRAQDAAAAYQAGANYGGLIFVDRSPRYVDLARAREVISGAPLQYVGVFCDDQIETVIQTAEHLGLYAVQLHGAEDQSYIDSLRAELPAHCQIWKALSVKEQLPARNLKYVDRYLLDNGAGGTGKQFNWSLLQGQTLDNVMLAGGLDADNCMDAAHLGCAGLDFNSGVESQPGIKDASRLNKAFEALRTY, from the coding sequence ATGCAGGAAACCGTGCTTAACAAAATTGTTCGTGATAAAGCGCAATGGGTCGCAGCACGAAGCCAACAACAGCCGCTTGCGAGCTTTCAACATAAGATCGAACCCAGCAATCGTAATTTTTATCATGCTCTGCAAGGAGATAAAACGGTATTTATTCTTGAGTGTAAAAAGGCATCGCCTTCCAAAGGATTAATCCGTGAGAATTTTAATCCGGTAGAAATCGCCTCAATCTACAAAGATTTCGCCTCTGCAGTCTCGGTATTGACCGATGAAAAATATTTTCAGGGCAGTTTCGATTTTCTGCCACTGGTGAGCCAAAACGTCCATCAGCCAGTACTGTGTAAAGACTTTATCATCGACCCGTATCAGATCTATCTAGCACGTCATTACCAGGCTGACGCTATTCTGCTAATGCTCTCGGTATTGAATGATGAGCAGTACCGTCAATTGGCTGCCGTCGCGCACAGCCTGAATATGGGTGTGCTAACCGAAGTCATCAGCGTTGATGAATTGCAGCGTGCGGTACAACTTGATGCCCACGTCATCGGTATCAACAACCGTGACCTGCGCGATCTCTCTATCGATCTTAATCGTACCCGAACCCTAGCGCCTCTGATCCCTCAGGGTGTTACGGTGATCAGCGAGTCAGGTATTAACAATTATGCTCAAATCCGTCAGCTCAGCCGTTATGCTAACGGCTTTCTGATCGGCAGTGCCCTGATGTCAGAGAATGACCTGCGCAGTGCCGTTCGCAGGGTGATCTTGGGTGATAACAAAGTCTGTGGTCTCACCAGGGCGCAGGATGCCGCCGCAGCCTATCAGGCTGGAGCCAATTACGGCGGTTTGATTTTCGTTGACCGTTCACCTCGTTATGTCGACCTGGCCCGCGCAAGGGAAGTGATTTCCGGTGCGCCATTACAATACGTTGGCGTATTCTGTGATGACCAGATAGAGACGGTAATACAGACCGCAGAGCACCTGGGCCTGTATGCCGTGCAGTTACATGGCGCAGAAGATCAGAGCTACATCGACAGCCTACGAGCTGAACTACCGGCCCATTGCCAAATCTGGAAAGCCTTAAGCGTGAAAGAGCAACTGCCAGCACGCAACCTGAAATATGTTGATCGTTATCTTTTGGATAACGGTGCGGGTGGCACGGGTAAACAATTTAATTGGTCACTGTTGCAAGGGCAAACGCTGGACAATGTGATGCTGGCTGGCGGTTTGGATGCAGATAATTGTATGGATGCGGCCCACCTCGGTTGTGCAGGGCTCGATTTTAATTCCGGCGTAGAAAGCCAACCCGGCATCAAGGATGCCTCGCGCTTGAACAAGGCCTTTGAAGCTTTGCGCACCTACTGA
- the trpB gene encoding tryptophan synthase subunit beta: protein MMTLLNPYFGEFGGQYVPQILMPALKQLEEAFVSAQRDPEFQAEFIDLLKNYAGRPTALTLCKNLTAGTKTKLYLKREDLLHGGAHKTNQVLGQALLAKRMGKTEIIAETGAGQHGVASALACALLGLKCRIYMGAKDIERQSPNVFRMRLMGAEVIPVHSGSATLKDACNEALRDWSGTYEKAHYMLGTAAGPHPFPTIVREFQRMIGEETKAQMLEREGRLPDAVLACIGGGSNAIGMFADFIDDTQVGLIGVEPAGLGIETGQHGAPLKHGHVGIYFGMKSPMMQTAEGQIEESYSISAGLDFPSVGPQHAYLNSIGRAEYVSITDDEALEAFKALSRHEGIIPALESSHALAHALKMIRETPQKEQILVVNLSGRGDKDIFTVHDILKARGEM from the coding sequence ATAATGACGTTGCTTAACCCCTACTTCGGCGAATTTGGTGGTCAGTATGTGCCACAGATATTGATGCCAGCATTGAAACAACTCGAAGAAGCCTTCGTGAGTGCCCAACGTGACCCTGAGTTTCAAGCAGAGTTTATCGACCTGCTGAAAAACTACGCGGGACGTCCCACAGCGCTCACATTATGTAAGAACCTGACTGCGGGAACAAAAACCAAGCTCTACCTGAAGCGTGAAGATCTGCTTCACGGCGGCGCGCATAAAACCAATCAGGTATTAGGTCAGGCTTTACTTGCCAAGCGTATGGGTAAAACAGAGATCATTGCTGAAACCGGTGCGGGTCAACACGGCGTGGCTTCTGCACTTGCCTGTGCGCTGCTTGGCCTGAAATGTCGTATTTATATGGGCGCTAAAGATATCGAACGCCAGTCACCCAACGTTTTCCGTATGCGTCTAATGGGTGCAGAAGTGATCCCGGTACACAGTGGTTCTGCTACGTTGAAAGATGCCTGTAACGAAGCACTGCGCGACTGGTCTGGTACCTACGAAAAAGCCCACTATATGCTGGGTACAGCCGCCGGACCACATCCCTTCCCGACCATCGTGCGCGAATTCCAGCGGATGATCGGTGAAGAAACTAAAGCACAAATGCTAGAGCGTGAAGGTCGTTTGCCGGATGCCGTTCTGGCCTGTATCGGCGGCGGTTCCAACGCCATTGGCATGTTTGCCGACTTTATTGATGATACCCAAGTTGGCCTGATCGGTGTTGAACCGGCGGGTCTGGGTATTGAAACTGGCCAGCATGGCGCCCCTCTGAAGCACGGTCATGTGGGCATCTACTTCGGTATGAAATCGCCAATGATGCAAACCGCTGAAGGACAGATCGAGGAATCCTACTCAATTTCTGCGGGTCTGGATTTCCCTTCGGTTGGCCCACAGCACGCCTATCTGAACAGTATTGGGCGCGCAGAGTACGTCTCCATCACCGACGATGAAGCTTTAGAAGCGTTTAAAGCACTTTCTCGCCACGAAGGGATTATTCCGGCACTTGAGTCTTCTCATGCCCTGGCGCATGCGCTGAAAATGATCCGTGAAACGCCGCAGAAAGAACAGATCCTGGTGGTTAACCTGTCTGGTCGCGGCGACAAAGATATATTTACCGTTCACGATATTCTGAAAGCTCGGGGAGAGATGTAA